DNA from Rosa rugosa chromosome 6, drRosRugo1.1, whole genome shotgun sequence:
CCATCCGCATAATGTGAACAAAATATGAAAATGTATTCCAATAAAAAAGGGGGGAATCCCAGTTactaagagagagagatggaaaaTGCATACCATTGACAAGAGTCCGGGACCAGTGTGTTTGGCATCGAAATTCTCATCATCAAACTTATGTCCATAAATGGAAACACATCCGCTACCATCTCCCTGCAAAGCAAGACCTCCTGATAAGCCTCTTATAACAAGagaaacgaaaagaaaaaacgtCTGAGCCAATATAGTTGCAGACAATAACAACAatgtttctcttttctttttgaggATAATGTTGGTTCCAGATCAACAACCATGTTGCCCCAAAGCAGTCAGCAGAATAAGTACAACCTCCACTATATGCATTTTTAGCCATAACATGGTTATCAGGAATTAGCATTTGCCCTTTCTCATATGCAAAATACACAtttttaagggaaaaaaaaaggactgTTGTAAGCAATATTGGTGATTGGCATCAAGCAATGAATAAATTACACGAACAACACAACTATAATATAGAATTGCTGGCTATTCATAGTTTCATACttggaaaaaaattgaaataaccCCAAAAATCACAACTGTCGAATACGAACAGAAACAAGAACAAATAGGTATAACATATTGAAATAAAATAGAATAGTAGAAGCAAGGGGGAGACCTTGAGAAAATCCCCAGCTTGGATCATAAAATCCTTAATGACCCTGTGAAACTGGCAACCCTTGTATCCAACCGGCAATCCAGCTTTTCTGTAATTTCACAGAGCCAATTAAACACAGAAAACTAGTGAATAACAAAATCACTGAAGAAACTGTGATGCTGTGTGTTCGGAGATGTACTACCTGTACTCGCCGGTGCAGAGTTGCCTGGAAcaagtaaaacaaaaaaaaatcgagGTACGTTAGAAACGAAACGACGGCGTATGAGCAAAAAGCAGAGAGGAAAGAGGAGGAGAAATGCCTGAAATTCTCGGCGGTTTTAGGGGTGATATCGGCGAAGAGCTCCATCTTGATGCGGCCAGCGGGGATGGTACCGATGGTGATGTCGAAGAAGACGACTGGGTTCTTAGGGTTCGGGGGACGCACGTGCCACTCCACACCTCCGCCTGATGCCGCCATTGACAGAGAGTCGagagctttctctctcttcgctgTGAGTAAGCTTCGTAGGTTTTACGGGGTTTCAGGGATTGATAGTCCGTTCCGATTTGAGATTTATAGGAGCTTtgagggcacgtttacttacttggaaggaaatggaatgattacgggaGTAAAAacattcatgcgtttactaacacataaatgaatcggaatgattccgggtaaaagaattcatgcgtttactaacacatgaaggaatcggaatggatgtaggtctcacctccttatcaggaatcgattcctgaatactcaggaatttgattacgaaggggggagatgggtttaggaatcattcctccggaatcaataccgattcatttcttctcccattctacttgtctccgattcatgattattttccattccaagtaagtaaacgtgccatgaAAGTTTTCACTTTCTAATATTGCCCCTCTTTTTTTTCGTAATTATTTTGTtggcaaagttttttttttatttttattttctttaaaaagTCTCTATCATCGATCGAAATTAGAACTAGTTTCAATTACCAAATAACTTATTATTGAATCTAAAATTATTAAAGCTTAGCAGGGTTAACGAACTAGATTATTTAAGAGTTCTCTTTAATTAATAATGTTTCTTTTTCAAGGAGTTGGGTGTCAATCCGTCAAAAGAAAATGTGGTTAACAATATACAATGATTACCCACAAAAGGCACGTATGAATTGAACCATTGCTAAGGGAGCCCTAAAGCTACATACGTAATGCTAACATAAAGAGAAGCGCTAAGTAACCAGtaactgttaatgtctaagatttggCGGTAGCCTAATCTTAGTTAACGCGGGTctggtgggcggaccgctacttgtggtATTCTCGGAGcttccgctatctgtcaaataaaatacacagtggcgtcagagggagaccacactgggcggtcttctcttctccaatgcctaagttagtcaatgtatttatgttgacagtataacagtaggtaagtagttaatgcgtaattaattaagagagaggagtgaaccttttataggtgaggaagaggctgacttcttccatgttttcgatgtggaactgatatgcttcagttcccagcttctggagcttctgatgctgttttGGCTCGGCGTGTGGTGGCGCGTCAGCGGTAATCTGGGGGTGAGTCGGGGCTCATGCGATATCCTATCTGGCGGTGTTTTCGTAGGTCACACCATTTAGtcgttggtaccgctggcggtagtatgagcgtggctcattatagctaattatgcttggcaaatgctcatgtaagtacagtaACATAATACTATTAGGTTTTTACGGGTTTAGTAAAATgtagagtgtgaatttcacacTGCTTATTAAAGTATAACTCAAATTTTGTAAAATGTAAAATGTAACTCAAATTTTGCTGTAGTATAACTCTACATTTCACAATACATTTTACTCTAAATTTTAGTAACTCAAATTTTGTCTCTAGTAACGtagatttttttattatttttatttcaaccaaaaaagaaaaagaaaaagagagagtaaATTTACAAATTAGGGAGTGAATTTCACTGTCCAATAACAATGATGTTAGTTGATACTCGATAGATGTGGTCTAAACTATGATAATTTTTCTCACTTGGGTCTTATTGTTGTTTTCATGATCAACTTTTGCTCCCTTCCAAAATGTGTATGTGTATATCacattatatattttaatattatacttaaaaacaaaaagaaaatacaaatagAATGCACCAGTGtattttgtttaaggaaaatgtTAGGCTTCAAACGATATTGCATTGGATTACATTTACATCAGAAACAAATGAAAGGGAGTAGTCTCCCAAACCAAAGCTTGCTTACTAGCCACAACATTGGCTTCACGATACAGATGAGAGAAAAGAGAACCTAGGACCATGGTGAGTTCGAATACATTCTCGTCATACACACATCCAATTGTCAATGTATGGGGAATGACAGATTGCTTCGACGCATTGGCAAGAAGCATAGTCTGTTTCAGTGCCAACTGGACTGAAGTTGTATTCATGTGCATACTCGAGAGCTGCCTTGCCTGCTAAAGTTTATGTATGTTCAGCAAAATGGACATTACTCACCGGTTAAGATCTCCCTTCTACATAAGATCCATCACAGTCAAGAACAATGAACCCAATTCCCCCCGTATGAGTTGCTAGATCAAACGCGCCATTAATGTTGATTTTCAACCACCCTGCAGGTGGTGGTTTTCACTTGACCGTGCTTCTTCTATTACCAGATTGCTTCTTATGATAAAATTGATACTCTGCGAGTCTTGCATTTACCGTAAACACAGCATCACCAGCTCTCAGAGATGAAATTTCCCATACTCTATTGTTTCTCTCCTTCCAAACACTCTGTAAAGAGCAAAAAAGAGTATTCCAAGCTTGGGAAGATGCATAACTTTGCAATGACATAACCACTCATGAAGGATTAAGTCAATCAGTGTTGGTGTAAACCAAATGGTACACAACTCTTCATCGGATTCCAGGACTGTTGTCGTGAAAGGACATCGTCAACTGTAGTGGTCTGTTGATTCATTGCACTAGCACAAAACACGCAAGTAGCATCTTCTATCTGGACATGCCTTGATAAAAGACGATCAATCGCAGGTAATATGTTGTGAACAATCTTCTACAGATGAACCGGAGCATTACCTGGTATACATGCATGCTGAACACCCTTCCAAGTGTGTGCTTCCCCTCAATCCATGTGAGTCTTACATCTGATCCAGATGTGTTTAGATTTTAGAAGGCCACCTTATAAGACTAATACTGTAAATTGGCCTTTATGACTATGATTTCATTACATAAAAAATCATAATTAAACCACTTTTTCCCTCAGTAACCGAGTTCAAGTGATTAACCATAAGCAATAATTTCCAGTCACCTGACCACTCCAGCAAATTGTAAGGTTTTTCCTCTAAATTTCAGATGGTACACATTTTCTACTCAAAGAACAAGAtacctggaaaaaaaaaatgaagcagCGCAAAAAACAAGTTAAATCATGCAGCAAGGTGGATCATTCACTCTGAAATACAATATTTACTCAGACACACTATTCAGTACTCGGGTTGATTATGCACAGATACACTTCAAATCAAACCCTGAATTGACCTAGAACAACTAAACAAGCATATCATACTAACTGCATTTCATATACAAATCAATGAGCTGAACAGTTCTTGTAATAGTTTGATGACATAAAAAACTGTGATTGATCAAAAgttaaaaagagtaaaagtagtTAATAATGCTATGTGAAAGATTGTATGTATAACATTACATATAAGTATAAACTAACTTATCGTCCCATTTTATTGCAGAAACGACCCCAATAACTATGCACAACTCCACAAACATTGCTCATCAATGGTAATGACTAGAAAACATAGGTGAGCTAGGA
Protein-coding regions in this window:
- the LOC133718138 gene encoding peptidyl-prolyl cis-trans isomerase CYP22 gives rise to the protein MAASGGGVEWHVRPPNPKNPVVFFDITIGTIPAGRIKMELFADITPKTAENFRQLCTGEYRKAGLPVGYKGCQFHRVIKDFMIQAGDFLKGDGSGCVSIYGHKFDDENFDAKHTGPGLLSMANSGPNTNGCQFFITCAKCDWLDNKHVVFGRVLGDGLLVVRKIENVATGPNNRPKLACVIAECGEM